The following coding sequences lie in one Flavobacterium sediminis genomic window:
- a CDS encoding ABC transporter ATP-binding protein has translation MLKVKDLSFFYENDKEILKTINFSVTKGNNLAIIGESGCGKSTLLKLIYGLYDADYGSIHWKEGLVTGPKFNLVPGMPYMKYLAQDFDLMPYVTVAENVGKFLSNFFLEDKKARIDELLDVVEMTEFEMVKAKFLSGGQMQRVALAKVLAKEPEVLLLDEPFSHIDNFRKNSLRRKIFQYLKEKQITCVIATHDVQDVLSFSDEVLVMKNGELLETGTTQSIYQEPQSFYTASLFGEVSKIPAHYFELQPTSEEEDFVLCYPHELQLVERSALRVKVLKSYFSGSHYLVEAQHDGEKVYFNSTVEINKNEEVFLRLNR, from the coding sequence ATGCTAAAAGTAAAAGATCTGAGCTTTTTTTATGAGAATGACAAGGAAATATTAAAAACAATTAATTTTTCTGTTACAAAGGGAAATAATTTAGCGATTATCGGGGAAAGTGGTTGCGGTAAAAGTACTTTGCTTAAGCTGATCTACGGTTTATATGATGCGGATTACGGAAGCATCCATTGGAAAGAGGGCTTAGTGACCGGGCCGAAGTTCAATTTAGTTCCCGGAATGCCTTATATGAAATATCTGGCTCAGGATTTTGATTTAATGCCTTATGTTACAGTTGCTGAAAATGTAGGGAAGTTTTTGTCAAACTTTTTTTTAGAAGATAAGAAAGCCAGAATAGACGAACTTTTAGATGTGGTTGAAATGACTGAATTTGAAATGGTTAAAGCCAAATTTTTAAGCGGCGGGCAAATGCAACGAGTAGCTCTGGCTAAAGTTTTGGCTAAAGAACCTGAAGTATTACTGTTAGATGAGCCTTTCAGTCATATTGATAATTTCAGAAAGAATAGTTTGAGAAGAAAGATTTTTCAATACCTGAAAGAAAAACAAATCACTTGTGTCATAGCCACGCATGACGTTCAGGATGTACTTTCTTTTTCGGATGAAGTTTTAGTTATGAAAAACGGAGAATTACTTGAAACAGGAACGACTCAAAGTATATATCAAGAACCTCAGAGCTTTTATACAGCATCCCTTTTCGGGGAAGTAAGTAAAATTCCTGCTCATTATTTTGAACTTCAACCTACATCTGAGGAAGAAGATTTTGTTTTATGTTATCCGCATGAATTACAGTTAGTAGAAAGATCTGCGTTGCGGGTAAAAGTATTGAAGAGCTATTTTTCTGGAAGTCACTATCTGGTTGAAGCACAGCATGATGGTGAAAAGGTCTATTTTAATTCGACAGTTGAAATAAATAAAAATGAAGAGGTCTTTTTGAGGTTAAACCGCTAA